The region CCAGATAATAAGTACCTTCTGGATGATATTTACGAGTAGTTACACTGTTGCATGTCTGCAAGTACAAAACGCTTGTTTGTAGCCCATATTTTGCTTCTCATAATAGAATTctagcaatattttattttaatgaaagtaaTAAACCAGCATTAGTTGGCAGGACACAAGTGATTTAATCTTGAATACAACAGTAACAAATACACAAACAGTCTACCTCAGATTTGGTTTCACCTTTTCATCTGCCTCACCCGGAATATCGTCATTAACGTGTTGGACAACCAAATTATATGGTTCCTCCTCCATTGTCTCTCCATctgatttctgttcttcctccaAAGCCCATTTGGAACGTTTGTTTCCCGTGGAGGAGACAGGAGAATGTTCTGGCTCTAAATCGTCAGGGATGCTGTCAAAATTAGTTTCTGCTAGACACTTGTGGCACAGTCTGTAGCGTCGTGTTCCTTGCTGAACAACACACCCTGTTAGGTCAGTTACATGACGCTTGCATTTTCTGCAGATCAGTTTGCCAGCTTGATGTATCTAGAGagatttaaaatttgaaaatgtcagcaCTCATctaaaagcagaattattttctttatttttattttagaaaaagaaaattcactgaatcattctttaaaaaaaaaacaaactaaaaatataatttgccaatttaaataatgaataattaaaGTTGCTGTGCAGGTAGGAGGCTTTTCTGGTGTTAGTTCTGGAAATGACCGAGCAGCTGGTACCAGTGACATCTTGTGTGTTTGCCTAGGCTGGGTCCGACTGAGGTGGCGTACCGTTTGGAAGTGGCTGCGTAAATGCTCTAGGCGGGTGAACCTCTTCCCACAAGCGTCGCAGGGGTACGGTCGCTCCCCTGTGTGACACCGAAGATGTCGCTTCAGGTCTGCGCGTCGTTTCACTGTGTGCGTACAGAGGGGGCATTTGAATCGCATCCGAGGCAAGTCATCTGGTATAGAGAAATACAGGTAAAGCGTCAAATATCAGTAGTTTTTAGGTAGTAGTTTGATTATTTTGCAGCTTAAATAAGTAGcggttcttttttttcctctggtctgTCACTAAATaggaaaaatccccaaatataATCCCCCAAACCAATGTTTCTTattgaatatgttgaacaggcATTTGACAGTGTATTCTTTCTTAGACAAGGTATTTTTTAGATACACAGATCATCATAAATGCATTGCTGTAATGTATAGTAATCATACGGCCTCTTCCATCAGGTAATAGTTTATAGCTCTGACATTTATAGTCTCTATGTAATATACCAGGATGCCTAAAGTCTTGAAATTATgcaattataataaaaaatacaggtaTATTAGTTTCCAAAGGGCGCACACCAGAAGACAGCCGTAAGCTCTGTCCCACCATCCCAGGCATGCACTGTCAGGCCATCCAGAGCTTAGAAGTTTTATGTAGCGTGGCCAAACACTTGCGGAGTTTGGGCTGGTTTGGACCTCAAGGGAAATGCGGCATCCCGCCAATGACAGGACCCTCTCTTGTGGAGGACTTAGGCTGGATTTAGGTTGAATGCCTCTCTTTCTGCCAGGTATTGGGGATCTGACAACAGAAATTCAGTCCTTCAGGTCCCCAAGGCAATTATAGCTCTTGAGGCTTCATTAAACTCCACTTGGGTCCAAATAATCTGGCATGTATTGTGTTAACTTCACCGAATACTGGAGCCAAGCTCTCTGATTCTAATTCTCATGCCCTGTTCCGGCTCCAAAGTCTCTCATCCCGTTTGACACTGTGAATGAGTAGATCAGGAAAATAATCTGCAACTCTAGGCAGCATTTGGGTTTTCATGCAGCCATTCAAAGTCCCTCCAAAAGATCATCCGAATTCTTCCAAATAAAGACAAACTTTGCAAAACAATATGTAATTTTTACCTTCATTCCAACTACTCATTACACCTAAAATGGTAGGCATTGAGGTATACAGTTCCTCTGCTTTTAACTCCATGAGCTCAGGAGTTCTTGAAAGTTCTTGCTCTAGCTGAGCCACAGACCACCTCTTTGGTATCGCTTCTGCCTGCTGATTATACCCGCAGTCACTGTGATCCACATCGTTCTCGGCGTCAAATTCAGCCTCGTCTCTAACCCGGGAGATGTGGCTGGAGTCTGACGCGCTGCATCCTCCGCCGGCCCGCTCAGCTTTGTCACGGCTCTGTGACAGTCCCAGGAGCTTTCGGCGCTTTCTTGCCGAGCCctgttttctgcctctctttGACAGCTGCGTTTCCACCCGCTGCAGATTCACCTCTGAGGGCAGATAGCTGCTGTAACCGCTCCACGAGTTTTCATTCACCGTATTAGTCTTTTCATCCGGGACTGAACAGGAACGCCTGGGGTTGCTCTTCGCTTTCCTTCTTGAGCGATAAAGAGATGGATGGGCAGGTTCGCTGTTGGTACTTTTGGCTGACAGGCCGAGGTAAtgatccttttccttttcattaataTCCAGTGAGGACTTAATGAATGTCTTACAGACATTAAGAATATCTGTCATCTGCAGATAGCTCGCAGCTGACATGACTTCGATCACATTTTGACCGGTTAAAGACAATACGCCCGAATACACAAAGTCCAGGATAACCATAAACGTCTCTGGAGAGAAAACCTCAAAAGTAGCCGTTGTCGGCTGACTCGTCTCCTTTGAGCTCTGCgaaagcagcattttgaaatagCCGCTGCTGGCGAAGAGCACATTGCGATGCGCTTTAAAGACCTTTCCCTCGACCAGGATGTTGCAGTCACAG is a window of Phalacrocorax aristotelis chromosome 20, bGulAri2.1, whole genome shotgun sequence DNA encoding:
- the LOC142066878 gene encoding zinc finger and BTB domain-containing protein 8A-like isoform X2, coding for MHPTPQTYRYFPFRWRLPSTYIQRYLDRPLTKPSTAVRQWTSRAACGCGKRQQPRPQGDQAEKAAGLRLQSGSGLRDQRVAFSHREPRRGAGDSAPTARSSAPGSAAAARRTQPSKTRYSSLPGMEISSHQFHLLEQLNEQRKQDLFCDCNILVEGKVFKAHRNVLFASSGYFKMLLSQSSKETSQPTTATFEVFSPETFMVILDFVYSGVLSLTGQNVIEVMSAASYLQMTDILNVCKTFIKSSLDINEKEKDHYLGLSAKSTNSEPAHPSLYRSRRKAKSNPRRSCSVPDEKTNTVNENSWSGYSSYLPSEVNLQRVETQLSKRGRKQGSARKRRKLLGLSQSRDKAERAGGGCSASDSSHISRVRDEAEFDAENDVDHSDCGYNQQAEAIPKRWSVAQLEQELSRTPELMELKAEELYTSMPTILGVMSSWNEDDLPRMRFKCPLCTHTVKRRADLKRHLRCHTGERPYPCDACGKRFTRLEHLRSHFQTIHQAGKLICRKCKRHVTDLTGCVVQQGTRRYRLCHKCLAETNFDSIPDDLEPEHSPVSSTGNKRSKWALEEEQKSDGETMEEEPYNLVVQHVNDDIPGEADEKVKPNLR
- the LOC142066878 gene encoding zinc finger and BTB domain-containing protein 8A-like isoform X1 yields the protein MHPTPQTYRYFPFRWRLPSTYIQRYLDRPLTKPSTAVRQWTSRAACGCGKRQQPRPQGDQAEKAAGLRLQSGSGLRDQRVAFSHREPRRGAGDSAPTARSSAPGSAAAARRTQPVSGGCAVHRSKTRYSSLPGMEISSHQFHLLEQLNEQRKQDLFCDCNILVEGKVFKAHRNVLFASSGYFKMLLSQSSKETSQPTTATFEVFSPETFMVILDFVYSGVLSLTGQNVIEVMSAASYLQMTDILNVCKTFIKSSLDINEKEKDHYLGLSAKSTNSEPAHPSLYRSRRKAKSNPRRSCSVPDEKTNTVNENSWSGYSSYLPSEVNLQRVETQLSKRGRKQGSARKRRKLLGLSQSRDKAERAGGGCSASDSSHISRVRDEAEFDAENDVDHSDCGYNQQAEAIPKRWSVAQLEQELSRTPELMELKAEELYTSMPTILGVMSSWNEDDLPRMRFKCPLCTHTVKRRADLKRHLRCHTGERPYPCDACGKRFTRLEHLRSHFQTIHQAGKLICRKCKRHVTDLTGCVVQQGTRRYRLCHKCLAETNFDSIPDDLEPEHSPVSSTGNKRSKWALEEEQKSDGETMEEEPYNLVVQHVNDDIPGEADEKVKPNLR